From the genome of Cryptosporangium aurantiacum, one region includes:
- a CDS encoding TIGR03619 family F420-dependent LLM class oxidoreductase has translation MDIAYGLPFHTCPAPAYLLDGSSLGELAATAEKAGFSAVHLTDHPAPSQPWRTTGGHDGVDPFVGLAFAAAATTRLRLLTYLVVLPYRNPFHLAKLVASLDALSGGRVELGLGAGYHKAEFRALGVDWDERNALFDEALAVLRKAWTGRPVTHEGLHFTARDTVVTPPCTPPLWFGGNSRLTLRRVVENRAGWLPLPNPRATASHLRSPAMESIADFAALLDTARAHAAAVGAPPPSRVMYPLPDGDPAVHVDLARRAAEAGATSLVVNGQGRTLREATEWIDRYATTVLERLS, from the coding sequence GTGGACATCGCTTACGGTTTGCCCTTCCACACCTGTCCGGCGCCCGCCTACCTGCTCGACGGATCGAGCCTCGGCGAGTTGGCGGCAACGGCGGAGAAGGCCGGGTTCAGCGCCGTGCACCTCACCGATCACCCGGCGCCGTCGCAGCCCTGGCGCACCACCGGCGGGCACGACGGCGTCGACCCGTTCGTCGGGCTGGCGTTCGCGGCGGCCGCGACCACCCGGCTGCGGCTGCTGACCTACCTCGTCGTGCTGCCCTACCGAAACCCGTTCCACCTGGCGAAACTCGTCGCGAGCCTGGACGCGCTCTCCGGCGGACGGGTCGAGCTCGGCCTCGGCGCCGGGTACCACAAGGCGGAGTTCCGCGCGCTCGGCGTCGACTGGGACGAGCGCAACGCTCTGTTCGACGAGGCCCTCGCGGTGCTGCGCAAGGCCTGGACCGGTCGCCCGGTCACGCACGAGGGGCTCCACTTCACGGCCCGCGACACGGTGGTGACCCCGCCGTGCACCCCGCCGCTCTGGTTCGGCGGCAACAGCAGGCTGACGCTGCGCCGCGTCGTCGAGAACCGGGCGGGCTGGCTGCCGCTGCCGAACCCGCGGGCCACCGCGTCGCACCTGCGATCGCCGGCCATGGAGTCGATCGCGGACTTCGCCGCGCTGCTCGACACCGCACGCGCCCACGCCGCCGCGGTGGGCGCTCCCCCGCCGAGCCGGGTCATGTACCCGCTGCCGGACGGGGATCCGGCGGTCCACGTCGACCTGGCCCGGCGCGCGGCCGAGGCCGGTGCGACGTCGCTGGTCGTCAACGGCCAGGGCCGGACGCTGCGCGAGGCGACCGAGTGGATCGACCGCTACGCGACGACCGTGCTGGAGCGGCTGTCATGA
- a CDS encoding nuclear transport factor 2 family protein yields the protein MSDRSDIHDALNAYAWAIDSRDFRLLATDVFADDVVADYGLPEPLRSADAVVAFMDRAHRDLDATQHLIGNVTVRLSGDSATSRSYAHATLIRRGAPGGNRVVFAAYYEDEWVRTTAGWRIRSRVARMFFRDGNPRVLDSSTIG from the coding sequence ATGAGCGACCGGTCCGACATCCACGACGCGCTGAACGCCTACGCCTGGGCGATCGACAGCCGCGACTTCCGGCTGCTGGCCACCGACGTGTTCGCCGACGACGTCGTCGCCGACTACGGGCTCCCGGAACCGCTGCGGTCGGCGGACGCCGTCGTGGCGTTCATGGACCGGGCCCACCGAGACCTCGACGCCACCCAGCACCTGATCGGCAACGTCACCGTGCGGCTGTCCGGCGACAGCGCGACCAGCCGCAGCTACGCGCACGCCACGCTGATCCGGCGGGGTGCGCCCGGCGGCAACCGGGTCGTGTTCGCCGCGTACTACGAGGACGAGTGGGTGCGAACCACCGCGGGGTGGCGGATCCGCTCGCGGGTGGCCCGGATGTTCTTCCGGGACGGCAATCCGCGAGTTCTCGATTCTTCGACGATTGGCTAA
- a CDS encoding LLM class flavin-dependent oxidoreductase produces MRYGVCLPNLGEFAEPDRVGELAQRAEAAGWDGFFVWDHVVFAFGPADVADPWVLLTVAATRTSRIALGPLVTAVARRRPGTLARQTTSLDRLSGGRLVFGAGLGFTLEAEFGTWGEPVEPRIVAERLDEGLEVLTGLWSGEPVTFRGTHLTATDVTFRPTPVQRPRPPVWIGCNWPARRPLRRAARWDGVAPMIVDMTDGSWGATPAVVNEIVAGIAEHRGNLDGFDVVITGRTPEGGEAAREVVEPIAAAGATWWLEGFRPAPGEWDAAAKRIDAGPPRA; encoded by the coding sequence ATGCGATACGGCGTCTGCTTACCGAACCTCGGCGAGTTCGCGGAACCGGACCGGGTCGGGGAACTGGCTCAACGCGCGGAAGCGGCCGGATGGGACGGCTTTTTCGTCTGGGACCACGTCGTGTTCGCGTTCGGACCGGCGGACGTGGCCGATCCGTGGGTGCTGCTGACGGTCGCGGCCACCCGCACGTCGCGGATCGCGCTGGGGCCACTGGTCACCGCGGTCGCACGGCGCCGCCCCGGCACGCTGGCGCGGCAGACCACGTCGCTCGACCGGCTCTCCGGCGGACGGCTGGTGTTCGGCGCCGGACTGGGGTTCACGCTGGAGGCCGAGTTCGGCACCTGGGGCGAGCCCGTGGAGCCGCGGATCGTCGCCGAGCGGCTGGACGAGGGCCTGGAGGTGCTGACCGGCCTGTGGTCGGGTGAGCCGGTCACCTTCCGGGGCACCCACCTGACCGCGACCGACGTCACGTTCCGGCCGACGCCGGTGCAGCGGCCGCGTCCGCCGGTCTGGATCGGCTGCAACTGGCCGGCCCGTCGTCCGCTGCGGCGGGCCGCACGGTGGGACGGCGTGGCGCCGATGATCGTCGACATGACCGACGGGTCGTGGGGAGCGACGCCTGCGGTGGTGAACGAGATCGTGGCCGGTATCGCCGAACACCGGGGGAACCTCGACGGGTTCGACGTCGTGATCACCGGCCGGACGCCGGAGGGCGGAGAGGCGGCCCGGGAGGTCGTGGAGCCGATCGCGGCCGCGGGCGCGACCTGGTGGCTGGAGGGCTTCCGCCCCGCGCCCGGAGAGTGGGACGCCGCCGCCAAACGCATCGACGCCGGCCCCCCGCGCGCCTAG
- a CDS encoding amidohydrolase family protein, whose protein sequence is MTELPFKFFDCDNHYYEALDAFTRHLEPEYRKRAMQWATINGRQRLLVAGKVNKFIPNPTFDPVAAPGVMDEYFRGRNPKSADVKQLFGELEPIRPEYRDRDARIACMDAQGMQGCIMLPTLGVGMEQALIDDLPAMTAAFRAFNRWLDDDWGFAYQERIFAAPYITLSDPDNAVRELEWALERDARFVVMVGGPVMTVFGSRAPADRMFDPFWQLANDSGITVLYHGGESPYTKYLKDWGENDFTEAFRANAFRGLFSPNPLQDTIASHLAHGLFARFPNLRIASIEVGSDWVFHLFEKLTKSYGQVPHLYPEDPRETFKRHIWVSPFYEDELASLLRLMGPDHILMGSDYPHVEGLAEPASYIKDLKNYDYDDEQCRKVMRDNGLFLSVRRPV, encoded by the coding sequence ATGACTGAGCTCCCGTTCAAGTTCTTCGACTGCGACAACCACTACTACGAGGCGTTGGACGCGTTCACCCGGCACCTGGAGCCGGAGTATCGCAAGCGCGCCATGCAGTGGGCGACGATCAACGGCAGGCAGCGGCTGCTGGTCGCGGGCAAGGTGAACAAGTTCATCCCGAACCCGACGTTCGACCCGGTCGCCGCACCCGGCGTGATGGACGAGTACTTCCGCGGCCGCAACCCGAAGAGCGCCGACGTGAAACAGCTGTTCGGGGAGCTGGAGCCGATCCGCCCGGAGTACCGGGACCGCGACGCCCGGATCGCCTGCATGGACGCCCAGGGCATGCAGGGCTGCATCATGCTGCCCACGCTCGGGGTCGGGATGGAGCAGGCGCTGATCGACGACCTGCCGGCGATGACCGCGGCGTTCCGGGCGTTCAACCGCTGGCTGGACGACGACTGGGGCTTCGCCTACCAGGAGCGGATCTTCGCCGCGCCGTACATCACGCTGTCCGACCCGGACAACGCGGTGCGCGAGCTGGAGTGGGCGCTGGAGCGGGACGCCCGGTTCGTCGTCATGGTCGGCGGCCCGGTGATGACCGTGTTCGGCTCGCGCGCTCCGGCCGACCGGATGTTCGACCCGTTCTGGCAGCTGGCGAACGATTCCGGCATCACGGTGCTCTACCACGGCGGCGAGTCGCCCTACACGAAGTACCTGAAGGACTGGGGGGAGAACGACTTCACCGAGGCGTTCCGCGCGAACGCGTTCCGCGGGTTGTTCTCGCCGAACCCGCTGCAGGACACGATCGCGTCGCACCTCGCGCACGGGCTGTTCGCCCGCTTCCCGAACCTGCGGATCGCGTCGATCGAGGTCGGGTCGGACTGGGTGTTCCACCTGTTCGAGAAGCTGACGAAGTCCTACGGCCAGGTGCCGCACCTCTACCCGGAAGACCCCCGCGAGACGTTCAAGCGCCACATCTGGGTCTCGCCGTTCTATGAGGACGAGCTGGCCAGCCTGCTGCGGCTGATGGGCCCCGACCACATCCTGATGGGCTCGGACTACCCGCACGTCGAGGGGCTCGCCGAGCCGGCGTCCTACATCAAGGACCTGAAGAACTACGACTACGACGACGAGCAGTGCCGCAAGGTCATGCGGGACAACGGCCTGTTCCTGTCGGTGCGTCGTCCGGTTTGA
- a CDS encoding amidohydrolase family protein — MTFPAGAPVIDTMIGFVHEGFAQYDFIRKQTKDASSKASEFPAEYMFKNVPKDLPTSDPVGVTLHEMDRFSIERGLIGVSDETSRLALKQHPDRFVASGSIDDPNDVVGSVRAIKREYEEFGIRATSVFPSGTFPQVAIDDPKMYPIYATCVELGIPIFVCAGVPGPRLKFAPQEVSRIDTVMFDFPELVFVTRHGCEPWEQLAVKLMLKWPNLYYSTSAFAPKYYPKAVVDFANTRGADKVLYAGYFPMGLSLERIFRDMPSVPFKDEVWPKFLYGNAARLLGL; from the coding sequence ATGACGTTCCCGGCCGGCGCTCCGGTCATCGACACGATGATCGGGTTCGTCCACGAGGGCTTCGCCCAGTACGACTTCATCCGGAAGCAGACGAAGGACGCGTCGTCGAAGGCTTCCGAGTTCCCGGCGGAGTACATGTTCAAGAACGTCCCGAAGGATCTGCCGACGTCGGATCCGGTGGGCGTGACGCTGCACGAGATGGACCGGTTCAGCATCGAGAGAGGGCTGATCGGCGTCTCCGACGAGACGTCGCGGCTCGCGCTGAAGCAGCACCCCGACCGGTTCGTCGCATCCGGTTCGATCGACGACCCGAACGACGTCGTCGGCAGCGTGCGGGCGATCAAGCGGGAGTACGAGGAGTTCGGGATCCGGGCGACGTCGGTGTTCCCGTCCGGGACGTTTCCGCAGGTGGCGATCGACGACCCGAAGATGTACCCGATCTACGCGACGTGCGTGGAGCTGGGTATCCCGATCTTCGTGTGCGCGGGTGTTCCCGGGCCGCGGCTGAAGTTCGCGCCGCAGGAGGTCTCCCGGATCGACACCGTGATGTTCGACTTCCCGGAGCTGGTGTTCGTCACCCGGCACGGCTGCGAGCCGTGGGAGCAGCTGGCCGTGAAGCTGATGCTCAAGTGGCCGAACCTGTACTACTCCACGTCGGCGTTCGCGCCGAAGTACTACCCGAAGGCCGTCGTCGACTTCGCCAACACCCGCGGTGCGGACAAGGTGCTCTACGCCGGCTACTTCCCGATGGGCCTGTCGCTGGAGCGCATCTTCCGGGACATGCCGAGCGTCCCGTTCAAGGACGAGGTCTGGCCCAAGTTCCTGTACGGCAACGCGGCCCGCCTGCTGGGCCTCTGA
- a CDS encoding TIGR03857 family LLM class F420-dependent oxidoreductase, with product MSTDRQLNELGFYALAGHTRSPRDVVQEIPAAEALGLGVGFLSERYNYKEAGAIVGAMGAVSETLGLATAATNHNTRHPLLTASLATTLHTMTGGRFALGLGRGVDLRFQAIGLKKVTSAQIEDFAGLMRRLWKGEAILGHDGPAGSYPYLHQESYFDFDIPIILVAIGPKTLELAGRVADGVVLHTYFSDRALETALDAIARGAKSAGRDPASIRVWSVLGTIGDHLPADVRLKKTVGRLATYLQGYGDALITINDWDPGVLARFRADEMVRSFLGAIDDRASTEQLEHLATLIPDEWLAAAATGTPEQCAAEVARQFSLGVSGVILHGASPDELAPIVDAYRDVRPAGVRNYPANPGWVA from the coding sequence GTGAGTACCGACCGGCAGCTGAACGAGCTGGGTTTCTACGCGCTGGCCGGGCACACCCGCAGCCCGCGAGACGTGGTGCAGGAGATACCCGCCGCGGAGGCCCTGGGCCTCGGCGTCGGTTTCCTGTCCGAGCGCTACAACTACAAGGAAGCCGGCGCGATCGTCGGCGCGATGGGCGCGGTATCCGAGACGCTCGGCCTCGCCACCGCCGCGACCAACCACAACACGCGGCATCCGCTGCTCACCGCGTCGCTGGCGACCACGCTGCACACGATGACCGGCGGCCGGTTCGCGCTGGGGCTCGGCCGCGGCGTCGACCTGCGGTTCCAGGCCATCGGGCTGAAGAAGGTGACGTCCGCGCAGATCGAGGACTTCGCCGGGCTGATGCGCCGGCTGTGGAAGGGCGAAGCGATCCTCGGCCACGACGGCCCCGCCGGGTCGTACCCCTACCTGCACCAGGAGTCGTACTTCGACTTCGACATCCCGATCATCCTGGTCGCGATCGGCCCGAAGACCCTCGAGCTGGCCGGACGGGTCGCCGACGGCGTCGTCCTGCACACGTACTTCTCCGACCGGGCGCTGGAGACCGCGCTGGACGCGATCGCCCGCGGCGCCAAGTCCGCCGGCCGCGACCCGGCGTCGATCCGGGTCTGGTCCGTGCTGGGCACGATCGGCGATCACCTCCCGGCCGACGTCCGGCTGAAGAAGACCGTCGGCCGCCTCGCGACCTACCTGCAGGGCTACGGCGACGCGCTGATCACGATCAACGACTGGGACCCGGGCGTCCTGGCCCGCTTCCGCGCCGACGAGATGGTGCGGAGTTTCCTCGGCGCGATCGACGACCGGGCGAGCACCGAGCAGCTCGAACACCTCGCGACGCTGATCCCCGACGAGTGGCTGGCCGCGGCCGCCACCGGCACGCCCGAGCAGTGCGCGGCCGAGGTCGCCCGCCAGTTTTCGCTCGGCGTCTCGGGCGTGATCCTGCACGGCGCCAGCCCCGACGAGCTGGCGCCGATCGTCGACGCCTACCGGGACGTCCGGCCCGCCGGTGTCCGGAACTACCCCGCCAACCCCGGGTGGGTCGCGTGA